The Neorhodopirellula lusitana sequence TGCTCTGGAGCCTCGGTAAAGACTCCAGCGATTCGCCATTTCTCGATCGTCACCGAAGTGACTTTCTAAAACGACCTCGCAACTATCTGAACTCAACAGAAGTTCTATCACCAAATTGTCAAATATCATTTACGACTTGTGCCGAGGTCAGATGAACAACGTTCTCTGCTCGGCTCAAGCGAGGCGGTAAAGTGACGTGTCGAGCTCGACACGTCAAGTGCGTACGACGTCTTTAAATGGAACTTTCATCGAATCATGTTTTCCGGACCACGCTGAGCCCCCTGCAAGCCAAGGATCAGCGACGCAAAACCAAGTAGTTTCGCCCCGTAATTTGAAGCAAATCGAGCATCGCCGCCGACTTATTTGGCATGTCGCAACTCACTCGATCTGGTTGCGAAATCGATCCCGCACCAAACGAAGAAACGAAAAAATACAGGCTCGGCAGCTCGCCACTGCACTGCTAGTCCAACCGCAACCACGGCAAGAAGCTAGAAGCCGCGATAATCACCGCAGGCCCTCTCCGCTCGGCCGTCTAGAGACAGAGGTTAAAGAGATGCCCTGTTTCGATCTTAAGCCTCACAGCGGCCACTGAGTGTGCCGCAGAGCCCTGCCGCTCGCGCAAGAAACGCAATGAGAAAGAAATCGGAAAACGGCCGACAGACTTCATCCATCACAAGACGAGGCTCGAACCGCTCAGCAAACCAAACTTTCAACCCAGCCGAAAGCTTGAGAACATCATCGAGACATCGATCGAAACGAAAGAACCAAACATCGCGATCCTCAACCAGCCCATTCGCTTGTACAGCGGCCAGAACACAGCGGCCGGGACAAAGCGACGGGAACGAGGATACCGGGACGAGGGAGACAGCCGCACACAAACCCAAGCAACGGCAAGGCTCAACCCCACCAGCAGGCGGCCCCCAAAGAATCGCTTTAGCAAGAGCGTTCGCGAAGTCGATCGCCATGCAATTACGCATGCGAAACGCTCACGCGAATGGGCTCCGAAGCGATTCCGCGATCACTTCTAGCAATCATCCACTTCTAGCAATCATCACGCCCGAACTAGTTTCACCGTCGAGCGTGATTGAAAACGTGCGTTGCCCCACGGCAAACTGGCTGCCGGCTAAGTCTAAGACTTCGCTTTGCGTTTTTTCTTGTTGGGATTGCCCGAGAAAGTCCGCTTGGCATGACCACCTTGCGGCCGACCTTGCTTACCACGGAAACCAGAGCGACCACCGTGCGGAGTCCCGCCACGGCGTTCGCCTTGCTCTTCGTCGCCTCGCGAAATCTCCAAGTTCAATCGCTTTCCAGACACCCAAGTCTTGCGTAACTTTTGGTAAATGTCCGCTGGCATGCCTTCAGGCAAGTCAATCGTACTGAATTCGTCACGAATGCTGATCGGCCCAATGTACTGACCTTCGATACCAGCTTCATTCGCAACGGCACCCACGATATTGCCGGGTTTCACACCGTCTTGCCAACCGACTGAAATTCGATAGCGAACCATTCCTTCTTCTGGCGGGCCCAACTGGCGGGCGGGCTTCGGTGAGCGCCGCGAATCATCGCCCCGACTATCCGAACGTTCGCGATCAAACTTCTCTGTCCGTTTTTGAGCCTGACGCTCCCTCATCAAGAACGGACGACCTTGCTGAGCAATCTCAGCCAATGCCGCTGCGATCATGTCGAGTGGCTTGTCGGTTTCTGCAGCGTAGCTCGCGATCAGCTCTTTGAAGAACGTCAAATCCTTCTCGGCTGTCACATCAGTGATCTGCTGATGAAAACGCTTGATTCGGGTCGCGTTGATGTCCTTCGATGTTGGGATATCAATAATCTCAATCGGCTGCTTCGTCGTCCGCTCGATATTCCGCAACTGATTGCGTTGCGCGTTGGTCAAAAAGATGATGGCCTCACCTTTTCGTCCCGCACGCCCGGTACGCCCGACGCGGTGAATGTAGGACTCACTGTCATGCGGAAGATCGTAATTGAACACGTGACTAATGCGTGGCACGTCCAACCCACGAGCAGCGACGTCGGTCGCAACCAACACATCCAGCTTGCCGCTCTTCAGCTGACTGATGGTCCGCTCACGAACCTTTTGTGGCATGTCACCGTTCAAGGCAACCGCACGCAAACCTTCACGGACCAAGTTTTCGGCAACGCTAATGGTTGAGTCCTTGGTTTTCGTAAAGACGATCACACCATCGGTTTCTTCCACTTCCAGCAACCGAACGAGAGCATCGATTTTCTCACGCGGTGGGACAAACAGAGCACGCTGCCGGATCGAATCCGCGGTGGCCGTCTTCTTCTTGATCGTAATGCGAGCAGGGTCGTTGAGATACTCGTCAGCGATGTGACGGATCGGCCCCGGCAAGGTCGCCGAAAAGAGTGCAACACGACGCGTGTCAGGAGTCTTTTCAAGCACGAACTGCACGTCTTCCAAGAAGCCCATATTGAGCATCTCGTCAGCTTCGTCCAAAACCAAACTTTCCAGTCGACTCAAATCCAGCGTGCCACGATTCACATGGTCGATGACTCGGCCGGGAGTCCCTACCACCACCTGCACACCACGGCGAAGCTGCCGCAACTGGGGCTCATAATCCTGCCCGCCGTAAATGGCTGCGACATTGAAGCCAGGAATGTTCGCTCCGTAAGTCGAAAAAGATCGCGCAACCTGAATCGCAAGCTCACGAGTCGGAGCCAAAACTAGAACCTGTGGCTCGCGGCGTTTCAAATCAATCTGGGACAAAATCGGCAACGCAAACGCAGCCGTCTTGCCCGTACCAGTCTGCGACTGAGCCAACACATCGCGGCCAGCAAGCATGTACGGGATAATCTCTTCTTGAATCGCTGTCGGTACGGAATAACCGGAATCCAACACAGCCCGAAGCACTTCAGGCCGCAGCGACATAGCAGCAAACCCGGTCACTTTTTCTTCTTCAGGAGCCGCGTCAGCTGGCTCAGGCGTCTTTTCAA is a genomic window containing:
- a CDS encoding DEAD/DEAH box helicase; amino-acid sequence: MSNSTPNPTQSESVDDSSTVVDEISCIASEPGDINEALLACYTQDTTVDCVVAPELAGFVTETESSSTEAGNPAAEMELLLAEPEAPVAQSEAPVVEVETPVAEVETPVAKAETPVAEVVVPETPSEAAAPEVVSPVAEAVEPVAKAVQPEPKVESKPGPKLESNEVTKVAESVEKTPEPADAAPEEEKVTGFAAMSLRPEVLRAVLDSGYSVPTAIQEEIIPYMLAGRDVLAQSQTGTGKTAAFALPILSQIDLKRREPQVLVLAPTRELAIQVARSFSTYGANIPGFNVAAIYGGQDYEPQLRQLRRGVQVVVGTPGRVIDHVNRGTLDLSRLESLVLDEADEMLNMGFLEDVQFVLEKTPDTRRVALFSATLPGPIRHIADEYLNDPARITIKKKTATADSIRQRALFVPPREKIDALVRLLEVEETDGVIVFTKTKDSTISVAENLVREGLRAVALNGDMPQKVRERTISQLKSGKLDVLVATDVAARGLDVPRISHVFNYDLPHDSESYIHRVGRTGRAGRKGEAIIFLTNAQRNQLRNIERTTKQPIEIIDIPTSKDINATRIKRFHQQITDVTAEKDLTFFKELIASYAAETDKPLDMIAAALAEIAQQGRPFLMRERQAQKRTEKFDRERSDSRGDDSRRSPKPARQLGPPEEGMVRYRISVGWQDGVKPGNIVGAVANEAGIEGQYIGPISIRDEFSTIDLPEGMPADIYQKLRKTWVSGKRLNLEISRGDEEQGERRGGTPHGGRSGFRGKQGRPQGGHAKRTFSGNPNKKKRKAKS